The following are from one region of the Corylus avellana chromosome ca1, CavTom2PMs-1.0 genome:
- the LOC132187151 gene encoding exocyst complex component EXO70A1-like produces MGVAVVGTDSLSERAAKMRESLQKSQTITDSVVTILGSFDHRLSVLETAMRPTQIRTHSVRKAHENIDKTSKAAEVLLAQFDLYRQAETKILRGPHEDLESYLEAIEQLRNNIKFFTSKKGFKSSDGVLNNANTLLSKAISKLEDEFKQLLLSYSKPVEPDRLFDCLPNSLRPSSGSPGHQGDASGKSPSNHHSEQHKSNLENAVYTPPALIPPRILPLLHDLAQQMVQAGHHQQLLKIYRDTRSSVLEESLRKLGVEKLSKDDVQKMQWEVLEAKIGNWIHFMRIAVKLLFAGERVVCDQIFEGFDSLADQCFSEVTASSVSVLLSFGDAIAKSKRSPEKLFVLLDMYEIMRELHSEIEMKFKGKACSEIRESAFGLTKRLAQTAQETFGDFEEAVEKDATKTAVSDGTVHPLTSYVINYVKFLFDYQSTLKQLFQEFDNKDGTSSQLASVTTRIMQALQTNLDGKSKQYKDIALTHLFLMNNIHYMVRSVRRSEAKDLLGDDWVQRHRRIVQQNANSYKRSAWSKILQCLSIQGLASSGGGSSMGGDGGNSSGASRALIKERFRTFNMQFEELHQKQSQWTVPDSELRESLRLAVAEVLLPAYRSFVKRFGPMVESGKNPQKYIRYTAEDLERMLGEFFEGKNLNEPRR; encoded by the exons atggGGGTGGCAGTGGTGGGGACGGATTCACTGAGCGAGAGAGCGGCAAAGATGAGAGAGTCGCTGCAAAAGAGCCAGACAATCACTGACAGCGTGGTCACCATCCTGGGATCCTTTGACCACCGCCTCTCGGTACTCGAGACCGCCATGCGTCCCACTCAG ATTAGAACACATTCTGTTAGGAAAGCCCACGAGAATATCGATAAGACTTCGAAGGCTGCTGAGGTTTTACTGGCCCAATTCGATCTTTATCGTCAG GCAGAGACGAAAATACTTAGAGGGCCACATGAGGACTTGGAGAGTTATCTAGAGGCAATCGAGCAGCTAAGaaacaatattaaattttttaccagCAAAAAGGGCTTTAAAAGTAGTGACGGGGTGCTCAACAATGCAAATACTCTGCTTTCTAAAGCTATTTCAAAGCTAGAAGATGAGTTCAAGCAGCTATTATTATCTTATAG CAAACCTGTGGAGCCTGATCGTCTCTTTGACTGCCTTCCAAACTCATTGCGACCATCTTCAGGATCTCCAGGGCACCAAGGTGACGCTAGCGGGAAGAGTCCTTCCAATCACCATTCTGAGCAGCACAAAAGTAATTTGGAAAATGCTGTTTACACTCCTCCAGCTCTTATACCACCTAGGATTCTGCCACTGCTCCATGATTTAGCTCAGCAAATGGTTCAAGCTGGCCACCACCAGCAGTTGCTCAAAATTTACAG ggACACTCGTTCTTCAGTTTTGGAAGAAAGCCTCCGAaaattgggagttgaaaaactTAGCAAAGATGATGTTCAGAAGATGCAATGGGAGGTTTTAGAGGCCAAAATTGGGAATTGGATTCATTTCATGCGTATTGCT GTCAAACTGCTTTTTGCTGGAGAGCGGGTAGTTTGTGATCAAATATTTGAAGGCTTCGATTCTCTCGCAGATCAGTGTTTTTCTGAGGTTACTGCAAGTAGTGTTTCAGTGCTACTTAGTTTTGGGGATGCTATTGCCAAAAGCAAGAGATCACCAGAGAAGTTATTTGTACTTTTGGACATGTATGAGATAATGCGGGAGCTTCACTCAGAG ATTGAAATGAAATTCAAAGGTAAAGCTTGCAGTGAAATAAGAGAATCTGCGTTTGGTTTGACAAAACGGCTTGCTCAGACTGCTCAGGAGACTTTTGGAGATTTTGAAGAAGCTGTTGAAAAGGATGCAACTAAAACCGCTGTATCTGATGGAACTGTCCATCCTTTGACAAGCTATGTCATTAATTACGTGAAGTTTTTGTTTGA CTACCAATCAACCTTGAAGCAACTTTTCCAAGAGTTTGATAACAAAGATGGAACAAGTTCACAGTTGGCTTCCGTAACGACGAGAATAATGCAGGCTCTTCAAACCAATCTGGATGGAAAATCTAAGCAGTATAAAGATATTGCTTTGACCCACTTATTTCTCATGAATAATATTCATTACATGGTCAGATCTGTTCGTAG gtcaGAAGCCAAGGATTTGTTAGGGGATGATTGGGTGCAAAGACACAGGAGGATTGTGCAGCAGAATGCAAATAGTTACAAAAGGAGTGCTTGGTCAAAG ATTCTTCAGTGCCTCTCTATCCAAGGCCTAGCCTCATCCGGGGGTGGGAGTTCGATGGGTGGTGATGGAGGAAATAGTAGCGGAGCTTCAAGAGCATTGATCAAAGAGAG GTTCAGGACATTCAATATGCAATTTGAGGAACTTCATCAAAAACAATCTCAGTGGACGGTTCCTGACTCGGAGTTGCGAGAATCTCTGAGGCTTGCGGTTGCCGAAGTCTTATTGCCTGCCTACAGATCTTTTGTAAAACGTTTTGG GCCTATGGTTGAGAGTGGAAAGAACCCTCAGAAGTACATCCGGTACACGGCGGAGGATCTTGAACGAATGTTGGGTGAATTTTTCGAGGGAAAGAACTTGAACGAACCCAGACGATAG